In the Pseudoalteromonas rubra genome, GCTGATCTGTTTAGCCCAGGGCAGTAATGAATCAAACAACACATCGACCGAGGGACGATGTCGATTAACTTTCTCGCTCTGACTCAGGTGACATTGCAGTCGCCCGCCTTTTTGCACCACTTTAAGGTGCATGTCTCCAGGTGCGATAAACACATGTCCTGGCACAAGCAAATCTCCCTCTTCTGCTTCTTTGACATGCACATCACAACAACGGTCCATTCGCAGTGCAAATGAAGTACTAAATACAGGTGGAATATGCTGTGCAATCACCACTGGTGGGCAATGTTTAGGCAAACGAACCAGTACCTCGCGCAGCGCTTCTGTGCCGCCGGTAGAGGCGCCCAAAGCCAGCACCGCGCTGTTTTTAAACTGGATATTCTGTGAAACTGGAGCCTGTTTTTCGCCTTTGTCGGCGCGAAAAGCGTAAAGATTGGCCTGACGGGCGATACGGATTTTCTGATGCAGGGTCTCAGCATAGGCATTTAGTTTAGCTGCCACATTGGTGGTTGGCTTGGCAATGAAGTCTATTGCCCCCAGCTCTAGCGCTTCTAACGTTGCGGGAGAGCCTTGTTGCGTTAGGGTAGATAGCATGACCACAGACATAGGGCGCAGACGCATCAGGTTTTTTAGAAAGCTCAGCCCATTCATTTTTGGCATCTCAATGTCCAGCGTCAACACATCTGGATTGAGCTTTTTAATCATCTCACGTGCTTCGTAGGGGTCCTCTGCCGCTCCCACGACCCGAATATCGGGCGCCAACTCCAGCACCTCAGTCAGAATCGCTCTGAGTGAAGGGGAGTCATCAACTATCAATACCTTAATCATGCAAACTCTCTAGAACAGCTCAATGTCTGTTTGTTTACCTTGCTCTTCAATATCATGAAGGTACTTAACCTCACGTTTTTCAATGGTGTTGTTGTGCATCTGACGCAACTTCTTCACCTGAGCTTTACCCGTTTGTGGATGAAACACCACCTTACGCGGCCAGGGTCCACCGACATCGTGGGATACCAGGGTAAGCTGCTCTTCCTCAACATACGCTTCGGCAAATCGAATATTACCAACACCGATGTCGGTCATCGAACTGATGATTTTCCCTCCGCCAAACAGCTTTATCTTCAAATGCTCTCGCCGGGCGCCATTTTTAATCACTTCATTGATCAGATATTCCATTGCCCAGTTGCCATACCGACAATTCAGGTCATCGGCATGAATCGCTGAAGCGCCCTTCACGCCAGGCAGCATAAAGTGATTCATCCCTCCTACACCTTGTTGCTCATCATAAATACAGGCCGCAATGCAGGAGCCCAGCACAGTAGAGATTAGCTCGTCACTTTTTGACACATAAAACTCTCCTGGGAGCACTTTTGCGACCACCGCGCCACGACCTGAGTCCCAAAACCGCTTTACGTGCTCAAAGCCATGCAGTACGGGCTGAAACTGATTCATATCTGCGCTACCTTTTGGTACATAGTTTTCCCCAGGTTTTTAAAGCCCAAGTGCTCTTTCCCCATTGTCTCCGAATGACCAATAAACAGATAACCTTGCTCTGCCAATAGCTGATGATAATTATCAAACAATCTATCTTTGGTTTCTTTATCAAAATAAATCAGTACATTACGACAAAAAATAACATCAAAAGGACCTTTCATAGGCCAAGGTTCAAGCAAGTTAAGGCGTTTAAAAAACACCCTGGATCGCAATACATCTTTTGCTTTGTACTGGGTGCCATCCGAACTACACATAAACCACTTTTTCAGGTGCTCACTGTCGAGGCCTGTGACCGATGCACTGTTATAAACCCCTTCCTGGCCTTTATGCAGTACATTTGAATCCAAATCAGTTGCCAATACTTTAACGTCCCAGTCCCCAGGAAACGCATTCGCGATGGTCATCGCAATACTGTAGGCCTCCTCGCCAGTGGAGCAGCCAGCAGACCAAATCCGTACGCGTTTATCTGTTTTATGTTTGATCTTAAGCTCTGGGATCACTTGTTGGTGTAAAAAGTCAAAATGATGTGCTTCGCGAAAAAATGACGTGAGATTAGTCGTAATCGCATTAATAAAATGGCTAAACTCGGGATTTGGCTCTTCGCTTAATAGTGCCAGGTATTCAGCAAAAGATGCGAGACCGTTAGCCCTGACTCTGCGGGCAAGCCGTGAGTAAACCATATCGCGTTTATGGGGTCCGAGCACAATGCCACAGGTCTCATAAACACGCTGAGAGATACTGCTGAAATCCTCATCCGTCATCAAAAACTCTTTCATATCCCTCCTCACCTATGCGCAGCGACCCCCGACTACGTGTTACCCGCGCCGTCACTTGCATTCATTATGTGGTAATCCCGGTGAGTCAGGTGTGTCACTATGGCAAAGCTGACACCAAATACGATGTACAGCTCAGCCAAAGGTGCAAACAAACCAGAACTGTTAAAACTCTTCCCATTCCTCAGAGTCATCCGCAAAGCGATTGGCCGCTGTTTCCAGGGGCTGTCGCGTACTGCGATTTTCCGGCGCCGATAAACCAATCGCGGACGTACGCGCCTGACCATTCGGCGCAGCCGGTTTTTCTGCAATCGCCTCTCGACTGACTGGCGCCTCTCCGACCTTAAAGAAATTCAGCATATTGCGCATATCGTTGGCCTGCTCGGCCATGGACTCACCTGCTGCGGATGCTTGCTCTACCAACGCTGCATTTTGCTGCGTCATTTCATCCATCTGCGTGACAGCTTTATTCACCTGCTCAATCCCAGAACTTTGCTCTACCGATGCATCCGCAATATCCGAGATCATATTGGTGACACGCCGCACTGCCGCCACGATTTCTTTAAGCGTTTCACCAGACTCATTCACTAGTAAAGTACCATCCTCAACTTTACTTACACTGTCACGGATCAAATCTTTGATTTCTTTTGCCGCACCGGCCGAACGTTGTGCCAGATTACGTACTTCGCCCGCAACTACGGCAAAACCACGCCCCTGCTCCCCTGCACGCGCAGCTTCTACCGCCGCGTTCAATGCCAACAAATTGGTTTGAAAAGCAATTTCGTCAATCACGCTAATGATATCCGCTATCTTTTTACTGGCATCGTTGATAGCTGACATGCTTTCTACCGCCCGATTTACCACTTCCCCGCCTCGGGTTGCTTTCTCGCTGGTATCTTCAGCCAGTTCATTGGCAACCTTAGCATTGTCTGCATTCTGTCGCACTGTGCTGGTCATTTGCTCCATACTCGAAGCCGTTTCTTCCAATGAGGATGCCTGCTCTTCCGTACGCTGACTCAGATCGGCATTGCCCTGCGAAATTTCCTCAGCACCACTGGCAACCAAAGACGCTGAAGTACTGATCCGCTCTAACACATTAGTCAGTTTATCTGCGGTGCTATTCGCATCCTGTTTTAGCTTGTCAAACGCGCCTTGATAGTCAGCCTCAATGCGTTGTGTCAGATCTCCCCGGGCAAGTGCATCAAGCATATTCCCGGTATCGGCCACTGCGCTATCCACACTCTCCAGCAGGCCATTTAACCCCTGAGTCAGACGCAAGTAAAAGCCCTGCTTATCGCCTTCTTCCAGGCGCACAGACAAATTACCAGAGCGAGCAGACTCAACGACCGTATTCACTTCCTGCTCAATTGCAACCTCACCCGTTCTGTCTTCCCATTCAACCACAGTACCAGCTCGTTCACCCGTATCAGTCACAATTGGGTTAGCGACCAGACCAAAGGTGCGTCCACCCACTTTTATTTCGGTCTTGTAGGGTTGAGACAAGGTTTCCAGTAAGCGTCTTTGATGGGCCGGGTTGCGATGGAATACATCTATGTTCTGACCAATTAACTGACTGCTGTCGAAGTTAGGTAAATCCTTACGAATATCTGACTCAGCGTTTCTCATCATCTCGAGTACCGCCTGATTCATATACACAATGGTGTTGTCTGAGTCCGCAATCATTGTATTGGTTTGCACGTTATCCAGAGCGCGACGTACACGGAGGTTTTCACCCGCAGCCTGTTTCGTTTGTTGCTCAGCAGCCAAACGCTCTGTTTTGTCCTCCCACTCAACGACAGTGCCAATCCGGTTCCCGGTCTGATCAAACACAGGTGTTGCGATCAGGCCAAAATTAAAACCAGCTACCACAATATCCGTGTTATACACATTCGACAGGGTGTTCAGCAAACCCCTCTGATGTTGAGGGTTTTCGTGGAATACATCAATATTGGTACCAATCAGAGTATCAACATCAAAGTTCGGCAGTGCGGTGCGCAGCTGTGCCTGATTACGCCTGAGCATAGCCGATACAGACTCATTCACATACACAATGTTCAGGTTTTCATCTGCCAACATGACATTCGCCTGACACACATCCAGCGCGCGAGAAATTCGTGCATTTTTCTCTGCCAAGTTTCTGTGCTTTTCTTCTGCGGCAAGCCACTCTGTTTGATCTTTCCATTCCACCAAGGTGGCGATGCGATGCCCGTCATCAAATACCGGCGTCGCTATCAAATCAAAAGTCAGCCCAGCAACTGTGATTCTGGTTTGATATGTTTCGCGCAAATTGGCCAGAATATTACGCTGATGGCTTGGGTTTTTGTGAAAGGAATCAATGTTTGTGCCTATCAAGCCTGCAACACTAAAGCCTGGCAAATCAAGCTGTAATTGCTGCTCATTGGCCCTCAACATTGATTTAACCGAGTCGTTCAGATACACAATATTCAGGTCGGTATCTGCCACCATGATATTTGCCTGACAGCCTTTTAAAGCCAGCATCAGACTTTGCGTCAGGTCCGATTGTTCATCCTCATCATGCGCGGCTTTTAGCGCTTGAAATAGTTCAGGAAAATCCGTCAGGTCCAGGCCTTGTAATTGTTCCTGATCTGCCACAGTCACATGTGGCAACACACGATATACACAACCCAGTTGGGCACTCACTGCTGACAGGGCCATTTTGAGGTAACCCAGCGCGACAACCACCCCGAATAAAGGCAGCGCCACAGCCATCAGCTGCATGTGTTCGGAGCCCGATGCTCCAAGCTGAATGCCCAGTACGATGCTGATAACCAGTATCACACCCGCAATTATGATTTTATTGTTTAAACTACTTTGGATACTCTGACTACTCATCTCAGCCCCCGTTGCTCTTAGCACAACTCTTGTCGTGTAAATCGAGCACCTTCTTCAAATTTAATAACACCACCATTTTTTCCCCAACATTAACCAGCCCATGAACAAACTGGGCATTGTCAGAGTCCTGAAAGTCAGGGACATCTTTCGCCTTTTCCTCAGAAATGCTGTACACATCGGACACCGCATCCACAACAATGCCCATCAACTTGGTTTGCTCTTTCAGTGTCACTGATACCACTATCACCACAGTGAGTGGACCATAGCCGATGTGAGTAATACCAAATCGCTGTCTCAGGTCGATGATTGGTACAATCGTGCCGCGCAGGTTCATCGCCCCTTTCACAAATGGTGGGGAGTTAGGGATCACCGTTACGGGCTCCCAGCCCCGAATTTCCTGGACTGCCAAAATATCAATCCCATACTCTTCTTCATCCATCATAAAAGTCAGAAACTGTTTTTCGTCCGTCTCGGTATCCAGTACCAGCTGCTGATTTAAGTTCATATGCTCTGTCATGCGGGGATACCCTCATCCGCTTTTAGGTCCACGAGCAACTCAGAGGACCCCGGCCGCCTCAAGCCGCTCAGTTTTATTAATCCGCTGATGTCGATGATCAAAGACACCGTCCCATCGCCTAAAATCGTGGCGCCTGATATACCATCAACACGTTGATAATTAGCTTCCAAACTTTTGATCACCACCTGCTGTTGTGCCAGCAGATCATCGACCAAAATGCCGACTTTGTAATTGTCGTTTTCAACCACCACCAGCAAGGTCTTGTCCAATTCTTCTCGTGCGCCCTTATGATTAAAAATGTCATACAATCGCAGGATCGGAATATACTCATCACGCAAACGCAGAACCTGCAACCCTTTACCCACATTGCTGACTTTAGCAATGTCAATTTGCAACGATTCAACAATAGAGATCAGTGGAATGATATATGTGTGATCAGCAACCTGAACCAGTTGACCATCCAGAATCGCCAGCGTCAGTGGCAAGCGAATCGTAAAAGTAGACCCCACTCCCGCTTCCGAACTGACCTCTACAGAACCATTCAGTGCCTGAATATTTTTACGTACGACATCCATCCCAACACCGCGGCCAGATATTTCACTGACATTGTCAGCGGTTGAAAATCCCGGCATAAAGATCAGTTCATTAATCTCATCCACGGTGAGCTCATCCTGCTCCTGAATAAGCCCATTCTGAATGGCTTTGTTGCGAATTTTCTCGGTATCCAGCCCTTTTCCGTCATCCATAATCTCGATGACGATATTCCCCCCCTGGTGAAACGCATTTAGTGTCACAGTACCAACGGGGTCCTTACCCTGAGCAATACGCTCCTCGGGTGTCTCCAAGCCATGGTCCAGGGAGTTGCGCACTAAGTGCACCATAGGATCAGACAACTTTTCCATGACGGTTTTATCAAGCTCGGTTTGCTCCCCAATCAGCTTGAGCTCAACTTGTTTATTGAGTTTTTGAGAGATATCCCGTACCAGCCTGGGAAATCGGCTAAAAACAAAACTGATGGGCAGCATGCGGATACGCATCACGTTTTCCTGCAAATCACGCGTATTATGTGCCAGCTGGGCCAAACCTTCCTGGAGTGCGGCAATGCTAGACTCCGTAATTTCCTGCTCGCCAATCTGACTCAACATAGCCTGGGTAATCACCAGCTCACCTACCATGTTTATCAGCGAATCAACTTTGTCTATGCCAACCCGGATGGAGGTTGTGCTGGGATCTGTATTTTTACGCACATCTTTGGCGGGCCCAGCCTCTTTCTTATTCTCCTGAACCGTTTTGGCAGGCGCAGGGGTCTGTACCGGTAATTCATCTTCCGCCGGAACACTCTGCTGCGCATCAGATGCATCAACTTGATCAACTGGCTCCTCAAACAGGCCACCACATTGCACTATGGTGATTTCCGCGTCATCTTCAACCCACTCGAATATCTCTCTGATCGCGCTTTCACCGCGCGTTGTGGTCAGGAAAAACCGCCAATAGAGATAGCAATCTTCGGCATTGAGCTGCTTTAATTTAGGTACTTCATCGTGCAATGCCTGCGTTTCCAGCTCCCCGAGCTCAGACAACTCCGCAATCATATATAACGGTTCATTACCGGTTTTGAATAAATAGGGCAGTGGCTTGAAATCGATCTGAAAAGTGATGGGGAGGTCGACTTGCTCTTCAGGCTCGCTGACCGCCTGTTCCGGTGCATCGGTATTGTTTTCACCATTTAAAATCGCTTCGAAGCGTTGTTTTAATTCATTGGCTTCTTGTCGCTCTGGTTCTTCTTGGGCTTGCAATGCCGTTAGCATAGCGCGTAAGCAATCGACTGCCTTGAGTAATAAATTGACGTGCTCAGCAACGAGTTGTCGCTGCCCATTGCGGATCTGGTCGAGCAGGGTTTCCAAGACATGAGTAAAATCAGAAACCGCCGTAAAACCAAAAGTACCGCTGCCTCCTTTAATCGAATGTGCAGCCCGGAAAATAGTATTAATGGTTTCCTGATCTTCTTTGCCTGGCTCGAGGTTAAGCAGCTCAGATTCCATCGCATCGAGCCCTTCAAAGCTTTCTTCAAAAAAAACATCGAAAAACTGACTTAAATCGATACTCATGGCAGCACCTCGTGGGGATTAACGGATGACTTTTTTCAGCACAGCCAGTAATTGTTCAGGGTTAAATGGTTTAACAATCCAGCCCGTTGCACCTGCGGCTTTACCTTCACTTTTCTTGTCCAGACCAGACTCTGTTGTGAGCATCAAAAGCGGTGTAAATTTATAGTCAGGTAAACTTCTCAGCTCTCGAATCAAGGTAATGCCGTCCATAACTGGCATATTCACGTCCGAGATCACGGCATCAAACCCTTGTTGCTTAGCCAGATTGAGTGCTTCACTGCCATCCTTTGCCTCTACAACATCAAACCCCGCTTTTTTTAGTGTAAAGCCAACCATTTGACGCATCGAAGCAGAATCATCCACAGCTAAAATCTTTTTCATAATGACCTCTTAATTCGTACTACTGATAGATAAAAGTTCGGTTAACCCTAATTTTTCAACAGATGAAGACAATGCAGCACTTTCACCTACCCAGGAAATATGTTGCCCAATATCCAATAAATATTTTTGCAACGCGCACAACAGTTGGATCGATGCGGTATCCGCACGCTGGATTTCACTGATGTCTAGTGAAATAGCATGGCCAGCATCAAGTTCGAGCAGCAACTGTTGATGTAATTCTTCAACCTGGTTAATGACCAGCTCCGAGGGAAGTTTAATCATGTGCCTTGCACATTCCTTGCAAATCTTATTGATATGAATAGATTAGACCGTGACCGTGAAATTGCCATATTTATCACGGAAAAGAAATAATTAATTATTAAATTCAGTGACTTTACACCCATCACCTACTGTCCAGGCACAATAATTTTAAAATCGTTAATTAGCTGAGCCTCATTAATAACAGGCACTTCACCGGCCTTAAATTCCGGTTTAAATATGGCTTCCAGTTGTGCCTGCGGATTCACCAATGCAATCGAAGCACTATGATCAACATAGTACTCTGGTTGATCGCTATTGTTGATAGCATAAATCAAGCCGATATCGCGCACAAAAGGAAACAGTACGTTGTGAGGCGCAGACGCTGCGACAAAATCCGGGTTAAAGTAATCAATATATTGCTTTCGCTTTGCTTGCGTGTCCCGCTGCGGGTCTACTGCTACAAACCACACGTTAACAGCCTGGTGGGACTCCAACTGCGCGGCAATATTAGTGAGTTTTGCCAAGGTCATTGGACATATGTCGGGACAATGAGTGTACCCCAAAAACAATAAGCTCCATTGCCCTTTTAACTGCTCAGCCGTAATTTGCGCCCCATTTTGATCTTCCAAAGCAAAAGGCTTGAGCGTACGAGGTTGCTCATAATGAACAGCGAACTCCGACACTTGGGGAGCAGGCTGACACCCACTCAGTAGCACGAACATTAAAAAAAGAGGAAAAATGAGTTTCATACCAATGCTCTGTCAACAAATAGAGAGACAAAGAGTAACAGCAAATACCAGATAGAAAAACGAAAAACCCCCATCGCTTGTTGCACTGTATGACTTATATACAATCGTACAATCAGGTAAATAAACAGCCCATTAAGAATACTTGCGACAATCAGATACGCATACCCGACCATGCCTATCAAATAGGGCAGTACGCATGTGACTGCCAATAGCAAGGTATACACGACCATACACAATTTAGTGAACTGGATCCCATGTGTGACTGGCAACATGGGGATCCCAGCTCTGGCATAATCCGCTTCACGGGCGATGGCCAATGCCCAAAAATGCGGCGGCGTCCAGGCAAAAATAATCATAACAAGCAGCCAGGGCTCCGCTGCCAAAGCGCCCGTTTCACTGACCCACCCTAGCAGAGGAGGTAAAGCGCCTGCCAACCCGCCAATAACAATATTTTGCGGTGTCATGTGCTTAAGGAACATAGTGTAAACAACGGCATAGCCAAGCAAAGCGAGTAGCGTCAAAACCGTACACAACCAATTACTGAATAGCAACAGACCAAGGGTTCCGGCGACAGCCAGGCTAACTGCAAAAATGAGTGCTTTTGACACAGAGAGCTGCTGCATGGCCAGGGGACGATGGCGTGTCCGCGCCATTTTTCGATCTCGGTTACGGTCAACAACATGATTAATTGCCGCGGCCGAGGCAGAGATTAACCCAATGGACAATAAGCTCATCAATTGATGACCAAGACTTCGCCCTACATCCGGGGCGAGTGCAACACCAACCCAGGCAGTCAGTACCAACATCATGACCACCTTAGCTTTGGTGATCGCCAAATAAGGCTTAAAGCCTGCGTAAAAATCAGGGATTGCAGATCCGAGTTGTTGCACACTAATGGCCATAACTTACCCCCTAGATTGATAAAACAGCAAGTAACACACCCGCACCATGCTCAGCAACAGCAGCGCTGCCATAACATTGTGAAACAGCGTCAGCAATAATGGGAACTGCCAATGTACTATGGCTCCGCCTAACAGCACCTGACAAAGCACCAGAATTGCCGGAAGCAAAATGACGGGTCGTACACGCGTGTCAGGAATTCGCACATACAAACGCCAACACAGTGCCAATATGGCGATGAGTGTCACCATAGCCCAAATTCGATGGACCAGATGAATAGACAAGCGGGTTTCAAACGGTAAAACACCAAATTCATAGCTGGCAGAAGAATGCGGTAACTGAAATAAACTGCTCAGTGAAAACAACTCTCCATTCTCACACAATGGCAATCCACGACAGTGTGGTGCAGCATAATTCGCGGCAAGCCACCCCCCTAATGCAATTTGCAATACCAACACTGTGAGTACTGCCAGTGTCATCACTTTCAACCCGGTGACATGAGGAATGACGACGGTCGCTGACTGACTGGCCCTGAGCCAAAGCAAAGTTAATAAACTCAGTATGGTGAACCCGCCTAACAGATGGCCCATCACTATCAGGGGCTGTAAATTCATCGTCACGGTCCACATGCCCAGTAGTGCCTGAAACACAATTAATACAACCAGTAATGTCGACAGGCCTCTGACACTTGCGCCGTAGTTGGGCTGACGCAGCGCCACAAAGAAAATTGCTGCAACAACCAAACCTAAGCTCCCAGCAAAATACCTGTGGATCATCTCGATCCAGGCTTTCTCTTGGTGTACCTCGCTGCCGGGAAATTGCTGCTGTGCTGACACCAATTCATGCGCTTCGTTCGGCACCGTCAAAAATCCATAGCACCCTGGCCAATCCGGGCATCCCAAACCTGCATTGCTTAGCCTCGTATAAGCACCTAAGGACACAACCAGCGCTGCTAGCAGTGCCGACATGAGCACCAATTTTTTAAAACTTTGTGTCATGACTTACCTCCTGAACTACTTCGCTCATAAGACAGCAGCTTTTTCAAATCCTTCAACAACCCTTTGAGCAATACCCTATTTGCGGTTTGATCTTGCTGTGGTAAATACTCAAGCACCACCAACCCACGTTTATCGACCAAATAGAATGCCCCCGGTGATAAAGACGGTACTTCGGGTAACACGCTGGCTTTGTCACTGTGCCCTTGACCCAACAAGAGCAAGCCGACTTGCTGACGGTGTTTACCCAATGCCACGGTAAGCTGCTCCATTAAGGCCTGCTGGCCCAGACATAGCTGAGTGCAATCGTCAGGCTGACTTAAAGCAATGAACCATGACTTGTGCGCTTGATCAGGCACATTCAGTACAACCTCCTGCGTTAAAAAGCTCCCGTTGTTAGTCGTACTGTCTGGTTGCCACCCAGACCAAAGGACACCCCACGCGACAATCAGAGGTAAAATACAACACGCTAAAAACAATCCAGGCACCTTATTCATCACTTTTCCTTTTGTAAGCTAAGTAGGGGACGACCATTGCTGCCACAGCTAACAAAAGCCATTGCAACGCATAAGCCCGGTGCTTATCCGGCCCCATCACAACAGCTTCATAGTGGGGCTGAATATCGTTTATGATTGGGTCTGACGCATAAGCTAAGGACAGGGCAATTGGACGTTGTGTTTGTGCCACGAAAAAGGCGTGGTCAAGATATTGGATCAGCTCAGGTTGCGCCGTGTTCAAGTCTGGTTGAGTAGCTAACGTGAAGCCAGCCCATTTGCCTATTTTAAATTCCACATTCACGGTTTGTAACGAGCTGGGGAGCGTTACCTGAGGTAACACAGCCCGGCTGTGTGTCGCGGGAATAAAGCCAAGGTTCACAACCAGCCATTCTTCGCTATAGACAGGGCGAAACAAGGTTATCACATCATAGCCAGGCGCCCCGTTGACAACCTGATTGTCGAGCAACCAATGGCGTGACTCATCAAAATGACCATGCAGCCGAAACTGCAGCCCTTCTAGCGCTTGTTGATTTTGCAGATCGGTGACCGCGTTAAAATCGGCTATGACCTGACCGCTTTGTCGCTTTTCGAGCAGGTATGCCTTTTGGGCAGCTCTTTGCCATTGCCAAACAGAGAGGGCCAGGCATGTAGATACCACAAGGCACACTGCCAAAATTGTGCAATATGCGCTAACCTTTGATCTACTTATACTTATCTGCGTCATATGCCATGCTACTCAAATTCATTATTATTGTTTTGCTTTTCAGCATCATCTACAACTTG is a window encoding:
- a CDS encoding chemotaxis protein CheW; protein product: MTEHMNLNQQLVLDTETDEKQFLTFMMDEEEYGIDILAVQEIRGWEPVTVIPNSPPFVKGAMNLRGTIVPIIDLRQRFGITHIGYGPLTVVIVVSVTLKEQTKLMGIVVDAVSDVYSISEEKAKDVPDFQDSDNAQFVHGLVNVGEKMVVLLNLKKVLDLHDKSCAKSNGG
- the cheD gene encoding chemoreceptor glutamine deamidase CheD, with amino-acid sequence MNQFQPVLHGFEHVKRFWDSGRGAVVAKVLPGEFYVSKSDELISTVLGSCIAACIYDEQQGVGGMNHFMLPGVKGASAIHADDLNCRYGNWAMEYLINEVIKNGARREHLKIKLFGGGKIISSMTDIGVGNIRFAEAYVEEEQLTLVSHDVGGPWPRKVVFHPQTGKAQVKKLRQMHNNTIEKREVKYLHDIEEQGKQTDIELF
- a CDS encoding CheR family methyltransferase yields the protein MKEFLMTDEDFSSISQRVYETCGIVLGPHKRDMVYSRLARRVRANGLASFAEYLALLSEEPNPEFSHFINAITTNLTSFFREAHHFDFLHQQVIPELKIKHKTDKRVRIWSAGCSTGEEAYSIAMTIANAFPGDWDVKVLATDLDSNVLHKGQEGVYNSASVTGLDSEHLKKWFMCSSDGTQYKAKDVLRSRVFFKRLNLLEPWPMKGPFDVIFCRNVLIYFDKETKDRLFDNYHQLLAEQGYLFIGHSETMGKEHLGFKNLGKTMYQKVAQI
- a CDS encoding SCO family protein, with protein sequence MKLIFPLFLMFVLLSGCQPAPQVSEFAVHYEQPRTLKPFALEDQNGAQITAEQLKGQWSLLFLGYTHCPDICPMTLAKLTNIAAQLESHQAVNVWFVAVDPQRDTQAKRKQYIDYFNPDFVAASAPHNVLFPFVRDIGLIYAINNSDQPEYYVDHSASIALVNPQAQLEAIFKPEFKAGEVPVINEAQLINDFKIIVPGQ
- a CDS encoding methyl-accepting chemotaxis protein, whose translation is MSSQSIQSSLNNKIIIAGVILVISIVLGIQLGASGSEHMQLMAVALPLFGVVVALGYLKMALSAVSAQLGCVYRVLPHVTVADQEQLQGLDLTDFPELFQALKAAHDEDEQSDLTQSLMLALKGCQANIMVADTDLNIVYLNDSVKSMLRANEQQLQLDLPGFSVAGLIGTNIDSFHKNPSHQRNILANLRETYQTRITVAGLTFDLIATPVFDDGHRIATLVEWKDQTEWLAAEEKHRNLAEKNARISRALDVCQANVMLADENLNIVYVNESVSAMLRRNQAQLRTALPNFDVDTLIGTNIDVFHENPQHQRGLLNTLSNVYNTDIVVAGFNFGLIATPVFDQTGNRIGTVVEWEDKTERLAAEQQTKQAAGENLRVRRALDNVQTNTMIADSDNTIVYMNQAVLEMMRNAESDIRKDLPNFDSSQLIGQNIDVFHRNPAHQRRLLETLSQPYKTEIKVGGRTFGLVANPIVTDTGERAGTVVEWEDRTGEVAIEQEVNTVVESARSGNLSVRLEEGDKQGFYLRLTQGLNGLLESVDSAVADTGNMLDALARGDLTQRIEADYQGAFDKLKQDANSTADKLTNVLERISTSASLVASGAEEISQGNADLSQRTEEQASSLEETASSMEQMTSTVRQNADNAKVANELAEDTSEKATRGGEVVNRAVESMSAINDASKKIADIISVIDEIAFQTNLLALNAAVEAARAGEQGRGFAVVAGEVRNLAQRSAGAAKEIKDLIRDSVSKVEDGTLLVNESGETLKEIVAAVRRVTNMISDIADASVEQSSGIEQVNKAVTQMDEMTQQNAALVEQASAAGESMAEQANDMRNMLNFFKVGEAPVSREAIAEKPAAPNGQARTSAIGLSAPENRSTRQPLETAANRFADDSEEWEEF
- a CDS encoding response regulator; the encoded protein is MKKILAVDDSASMRQMVGFTLKKAGFDVVEAKDGSEALNLAKQQGFDAVISDVNMPVMDGITLIRELRSLPDYKFTPLLMLTTESGLDKKSEGKAAGATGWIVKPFNPEQLLAVLKKVIR
- a CDS encoding STAS domain-containing protein, which encodes MIKLPSELVINQVEELHQQLLLELDAGHAISLDISEIQRADTASIQLLCALQKYLLDIGQHISWVGESAALSSSVEKLGLTELLSISSTN
- a CDS encoding chemotaxis protein CheA encodes the protein MSIDLSQFFDVFFEESFEGLDAMESELLNLEPGKEDQETINTIFRAAHSIKGGSGTFGFTAVSDFTHVLETLLDQIRNGQRQLVAEHVNLLLKAVDCLRAMLTALQAQEEPERQEANELKQRFEAILNGENNTDAPEQAVSEPEEQVDLPITFQIDFKPLPYLFKTGNEPLYMIAELSELGELETQALHDEVPKLKQLNAEDCYLYWRFFLTTTRGESAIREIFEWVEDDAEITIVQCGGLFEEPVDQVDASDAQQSVPAEDELPVQTPAPAKTVQENKKEAGPAKDVRKNTDPSTTSIRVGIDKVDSLINMVGELVITQAMLSQIGEQEITESSIAALQEGLAQLAHNTRDLQENVMRIRMLPISFVFSRFPRLVRDISQKLNKQVELKLIGEQTELDKTVMEKLSDPMVHLVRNSLDHGLETPEERIAQGKDPVGTVTLNAFHQGGNIVIEIMDDGKGLDTEKIRNKAIQNGLIQEQDELTVDEINELIFMPGFSTADNVSEISGRGVGMDVVRKNIQALNGSVEVSSEAGVGSTFTIRLPLTLAILDGQLVQVADHTYIIPLISIVESLQIDIAKVSNVGKGLQVLRLRDEYIPILRLYDIFNHKGAREELDKTLLVVVENDNYKVGILVDDLLAQQQVVIKSLEANYQRVDGISGATILGDGTVSLIIDISGLIKLSGLRRPGSSELLVDLKADEGIPA
- a CDS encoding protein-glutamate methylesterase/protein-glutamine glutaminase, whose amino-acid sequence is MIKVLIVDDSPSLRAILTEVLELAPDIRVVGAAEDPYEAREMIKKLNPDVLTLDIEMPKMNGLSFLKNLMRLRPMSVVMLSTLTQQGSPATLEALELGAIDFIAKPTTNVAAKLNAYAETLHQKIRIARQANLYAFRADKGEKQAPVSQNIQFKNSAVLALGASTGGTEALREVLVRLPKHCPPVVIAQHIPPVFSTSFALRMDRCCDVHVKEAEEGDLLVPGHVFIAPGDMHLKVVQKGGRLQCHLSQSEKVNRHRPSVDVLFDSLLPWAKQISAGLLTGMGSDGAAALLRLREAGAKTLAQDEATSVVWGMPRAAVEMAAAERVVPLSKVTMELLNAVKRA